From one Micromonospora siamensis genomic stretch:
- a CDS encoding Glu/Leu/Phe/Val family dehydrogenase: MGVFASTDDPGSTGHEQVVFCQDKQSGLKAIIGIYSTALGPALGGTRFYPYASEEAALADVLDLSRGMAYKNALAGLDLGGGKAVIWGDPDQLKSEALLRAYGRFVESLGGRYYTACDVGTYVADMDVIARETRYVTGRSVEHGGAGDSSILTAWGVFQGMRAAAEHVWGAPSLAGRRVGVAGLGKVGKYLTTHLVEDGAEVVATDVSPRALEWARQTYPQVTLVDDASALVAADIDVYAPCALGGALNDDTVPALRAKVVAGAANNQLAHAGIEKVLADRGILYAPDYVVNAGGVIQVADEIEGFNFDRAKLRATKIFDTTREILRLADTEGVPPAAAADRLAERRMADIGRLRTIRLS, translated from the coding sequence ATGGGCGTATTCGCCAGCACCGACGACCCGGGATCGACCGGTCACGAACAGGTCGTGTTCTGCCAGGACAAGCAGTCCGGCCTCAAGGCGATCATCGGGATCTACTCGACCGCGCTGGGCCCCGCGCTCGGCGGCACCCGGTTCTACCCGTACGCCAGCGAGGAGGCCGCCCTGGCCGACGTGCTGGACCTCTCCCGCGGCATGGCGTACAAGAACGCCCTGGCCGGCCTGGACCTCGGTGGCGGCAAGGCGGTCATCTGGGGTGACCCGGACCAGCTCAAGAGCGAGGCGCTGCTGCGCGCGTACGGCCGCTTCGTGGAGTCCCTCGGCGGCCGTTACTACACCGCCTGCGACGTCGGCACCTACGTCGCCGACATGGACGTGATCGCGCGCGAGACGCGCTACGTCACCGGCCGCAGCGTGGAGCACGGCGGGGCCGGCGACTCCTCGATCCTCACCGCCTGGGGCGTCTTCCAGGGCATGCGGGCCGCCGCGGAGCACGTCTGGGGCGCGCCCTCCCTCGCCGGCAGGCGGGTCGGCGTCGCCGGCCTGGGCAAGGTCGGCAAGTACCTCACCACGCACCTCGTCGAGGACGGCGCCGAGGTGGTGGCCACCGACGTCAGCCCCCGGGCGTTGGAGTGGGCCAGGCAGACCTACCCGCAGGTCACCCTGGTCGACGACGCCTCGGCCCTGGTCGCCGCCGACATCGACGTGTACGCCCCGTGCGCGCTGGGCGGCGCCCTGAACGACGACACCGTGCCGGCGCTGCGGGCCAAGGTGGTCGCCGGCGCCGCGAACAACCAGCTCGCCCACGCCGGTATCGAGAAGGTCCTCGCCGACCGGGGCATCCTGTACGCGCCCGACTACGTGGTGAACGCGGGCGGGGTGATCCAGGTGGCCGACGAGATCGAGGGCTTCAACTTCGACCGGGCCAAGCTGCGCGCCACGAAGATCTTCGACACCACGCGGGAGATCCTGCGCCTCGCCGACACCGAGGGCGTCCCGCCGGCGGCGGCCGCGGACCGGCTCGCCGAGCGGCGGATGGCCGACATCGGCCGGCTGCGGACGATCCGCCTGTCGTGA
- the purM gene encoding phosphoribosylformylglycinamidine cyclo-ligase, producing MTHVSERSGAGSSPTGAGGDRQPWTAGSGRAGRKRSVSYADAGVSIDAGDRAVELLKSKVKSTRRPEVMGDLGGFAGLFRLDTQKYKNPILASSTDGVGTKLVIAQQMDIHDTVGIDLVAMVVDDLVACGAEPLFLLDYIATGEVVPDKVAEIGAGIADGCRYAGCALLGGETAEHPGVLRPDEYDISATGVGVVEESEILSSERVEVGDVVIAMRSSGLHSNGYSLVRHVLLGAGRMRLDVVIDDFGRQRTLGEELLTPTKIYAQDCLKLIAEAEVRALAHVTGGGIPGNLVRILPEHVDAVVNRSTWKPQPVFDLVQSKGRIEDPEMEATFNMGVGMFAIVSAEDADRALATLTGRGVDAWQAGEIIEGSGNVQMVGQHTRG from the coding sequence GTGACGCACGTGTCCGAGCGCAGCGGCGCAGGAAGCAGCCCGACCGGAGCCGGTGGCGACCGCCAGCCGTGGACGGCCGGCAGCGGCCGCGCCGGGCGCAAACGCTCGGTCTCGTACGCCGACGCCGGGGTGTCGATCGACGCGGGCGACCGCGCCGTCGAGCTGCTGAAGTCCAAGGTCAAGTCGACCCGGCGGCCCGAGGTCATGGGCGACCTGGGCGGCTTCGCCGGCCTGTTCCGGCTGGACACCCAGAAATACAAGAACCCGATCCTGGCCTCCTCGACCGACGGCGTGGGCACCAAGCTGGTGATCGCCCAGCAGATGGACATCCACGACACGGTCGGCATCGACCTGGTCGCGATGGTCGTCGACGACCTGGTGGCCTGCGGCGCCGAGCCGCTGTTCCTGCTCGACTACATCGCCACCGGCGAGGTCGTGCCAGACAAGGTCGCCGAGATCGGCGCCGGCATCGCCGACGGCTGCCGGTACGCCGGCTGCGCGCTGCTGGGCGGCGAGACCGCCGAGCACCCCGGCGTGCTCCGCCCGGACGAGTACGACATCTCCGCCACCGGTGTCGGTGTGGTCGAGGAGAGCGAGATCCTCAGCTCGGAGCGGGTCGAGGTGGGTGACGTGGTGATCGCCATGCGCTCCTCGGGCCTGCACTCCAACGGCTACTCCCTGGTCCGGCACGTGCTGCTCGGCGCCGGCCGGATGCGGCTGGACGTGGTGATCGACGACTTCGGCCGGCAGCGCACGCTCGGCGAGGAGCTGCTCACCCCGACCAAGATCTACGCCCAGGACTGCCTCAAGCTGATCGCCGAGGCGGAGGTGCGCGCCCTGGCCCACGTCACCGGTGGCGGCATCCCGGGCAACCTGGTCCGGATCCTGCCGGAGCACGTCGACGCGGTGGTCAACCGCTCCACCTGGAAGCCCCAGCCGGTCTTCGACCTGGTCCAGTCCAAGGGCCGGATCGAGGACCCGGAGATGGAGGCGACCTTCAACATGGGTGTCGGCATGTTCGCCATCGTCTCGGCGGAGGACGCCGACCGGGCGCTGGCGACCCTGACCGGCCGTGGCGTGGACGCCTGGCAGGCCGGCGAGATCATCGAGGGTTCCGGCAACGTGCAGATGGTCGGCCAGCACACCCGGGGCTGA
- a CDS encoding ABC transporter substrate-binding protein → MLVSRGSRAKALVACATLLLATSACGNDKPEEAPGATQVRLYGTDGNMLNSFPAELKERADLVDGMKGTTPLTPLPDDFKKRLLSVDPDLTDFLYSAEAYDAVAISSLAAQLAGSTDPRAIARQIVGVTNNGQRCETVALCLRLAREGRDIEYRSVSLTRAGFTDAGEPATASYATLHFDGQKINDGKTEFVGAGDESAASTKAPPKPKKPSAGKGGPLILGGLLPQTGDLALANPPLAAGAALALRDVNAAGGVLGKPVTWIPGDDGTNPDVAGATVRKHVAAGVQVIIGAGASGVSRAVLPQVVAAGRVLFSPSNTDAGLTTVDDKGLYFRTAPPDSLQGRALADVILRDGPHKIVLVARKDSYGEGLQESVRAELERAGIGADQVKLMTYEPPAKGKTVDFTAGAAEIKSFRADAVLLIGFAESAGVIGALADAGVPIRH, encoded by the coding sequence CGGTTCGCGCGCCAAGGCCCTGGTGGCCTGCGCGACGCTCCTGCTTGCCACCAGCGCGTGCGGGAACGACAAGCCCGAAGAGGCGCCCGGGGCCACCCAGGTGCGCCTCTACGGCACCGACGGCAACATGCTCAACTCCTTCCCCGCGGAGTTGAAGGAGCGGGCCGATCTGGTCGACGGCATGAAGGGCACCACCCCGCTCACGCCGTTGCCCGACGACTTCAAGAAGCGGCTACTGTCCGTCGACCCGGACCTGACCGACTTCCTCTACTCGGCCGAGGCGTACGACGCGGTGGCGATCAGCTCGCTCGCCGCCCAGCTCGCCGGGAGCACCGACCCTCGGGCGATCGCCCGGCAGATCGTCGGGGTCACCAACAACGGGCAGCGCTGCGAGACGGTGGCGCTCTGCCTGCGGTTGGCCCGGGAGGGCCGGGACATCGAGTACCGGAGCGTGTCGCTGACCCGGGCCGGGTTCACCGACGCCGGGGAGCCGGCCACGGCCAGCTACGCCACCCTGCACTTCGACGGCCAGAAGATCAACGACGGCAAGACCGAGTTCGTTGGCGCGGGCGACGAGTCCGCTGCCAGCACGAAGGCGCCGCCGAAGCCGAAGAAGCCGAGCGCCGGCAAGGGCGGCCCGCTGATCCTGGGCGGGCTGCTGCCGCAGACCGGTGACCTGGCGCTGGCCAATCCTCCGCTGGCCGCCGGCGCCGCCCTCGCGCTGCGGGACGTCAACGCCGCCGGCGGGGTGCTCGGCAAGCCGGTGACCTGGATCCCGGGCGACGACGGCACCAACCCGGACGTCGCCGGGGCCACCGTCCGCAAGCACGTCGCGGCGGGCGTACAGGTCATCATCGGCGCCGGCGCGTCCGGCGTCTCCCGGGCGGTGCTGCCGCAGGTGGTGGCCGCCGGTCGGGTGCTCTTCTCACCGTCCAACACCGACGCCGGCCTGACCACGGTGGACGACAAGGGCCTCTACTTCCGTACCGCCCCGCCGGACAGCCTCCAGGGCCGCGCCCTGGCCGACGTGATCCTGCGCGACGGTCCGCACAAGATCGTCCTGGTGGCCCGGAAGGACTCCTACGGTGAGGGCCTCCAGGAGAGCGTCCGCGCCGAGCTGGAGCGGGCCGGTATCGGCGCCGACCAGGTGAAGCTGATGACCTACGAGCCGCCGGCCAAGGGAAAGACGGTCGACTTCACCGCCGGCGCCGCCGAGATCAAGAGCTTCCGGGCGGACGCCGTGCTGCTGATCGGCTTCGCCGAGTCGGCCGGGGTGATCGGCGCGCTGGCCGACGCCGGAGTGCCGATCCGGCACTGA
- the amcA gene encoding multiple cyclophane-containing RiPP AmcA — translation MPETTSHRQPERVGEVDGDPVADRVRAAASGLTALLHEAEAARRSRAEVAGGDGASAVCAWNHFENIPTFYNWNNRPR, via the coding sequence ATGCCCGAGACCACTAGTCACCGGCAGCCTGAGCGGGTCGGGGAGGTCGACGGGGATCCGGTCGCCGACCGGGTCCGTGCGGCCGCCAGCGGCCTGACCGCACTCCTGCACGAGGCTGAGGCGGCCCGCCGGTCGCGGGCGGAGGTGGCGGGCGGCGACGGGGCCAGCGCGGTCTGCGCCTGGAACCACTTCGAGAACATCCCGACGTTCTACAACTGGAACAACCGGCCCCGCTGA
- the purF gene encoding amidophosphoribosyltransferase, protein MPRGDGRLSHDLDPERPGPQDACGVFGVWAPGEEVANLTYFGLYALQHRGQEAAGIAVSDGSGVVVYKDLGLVAQVFDEPTLASLRGHVAIGHARYSTTGGSTWENAQPTIRSTSSGTTIALAHNGNLVNTAELQKEVAERGLVADMATNDTSLVTMLLAGRPDLSVEAAALEVLPTLRGAFSFVFMDESTLYAARDPHGVRPLVLGRLERGWVVASETAALDIVGASVVREVEPGELIAIDADGLRSARFAAPEPKGCLFEYVYIARPDATIAGRNVHAARVQIGRQLAKEHPVEADLVIPVPESGTPAAIGYAEASGITYGAGLMKNPYVGRTFIQPSQTLRQLGIRLKLNPLRENVRGKRLVVVDDSIVRGNTQRAIVRMLREAGALEVHVRISSPPVNWPCFYGIDFATRAELLANGLDNEGIRRSIGADTLGYVSLPGLIAATEQPKTRLCRACFDGEYPIELPAGNLIGKHVLEGVGRRVTSPVPEAPEHTDPALVATPGGATVHRP, encoded by the coding sequence GTGCCCCGAGGCGATGGCCGGCTGAGCCACGACCTTGATCCCGAGCGACCCGGCCCCCAGGACGCGTGTGGCGTCTTCGGCGTCTGGGCCCCGGGTGAGGAGGTCGCCAACCTCACCTACTTCGGGCTCTACGCCCTCCAGCACCGTGGCCAGGAGGCGGCCGGCATCGCGGTGAGCGACGGATCGGGCGTGGTGGTCTACAAGGACCTCGGCCTGGTCGCCCAGGTATTCGACGAGCCCACCCTGGCCAGCCTGCGCGGCCACGTCGCGATCGGGCACGCGCGCTACTCCACCACCGGCGGCTCCACCTGGGAGAACGCCCAGCCGACCATCCGTTCGACCAGCTCCGGCACCACGATCGCGCTGGCGCACAACGGCAACCTGGTCAACACCGCCGAGCTGCAGAAGGAGGTCGCCGAGCGGGGCCTGGTCGCCGACATGGCGACCAACGACACCTCGCTGGTGACCATGCTGCTGGCCGGCCGGCCCGACCTCTCCGTCGAGGCCGCCGCGCTGGAGGTGCTGCCGACGCTGCGCGGGGCGTTCAGCTTCGTCTTCATGGACGAGTCGACCCTCTACGCGGCCCGCGACCCGCACGGCGTGCGTCCGCTGGTGCTCGGCCGGCTGGAGCGCGGCTGGGTGGTGGCGAGCGAGACCGCCGCGCTGGACATCGTCGGCGCCAGCGTGGTCCGCGAGGTCGAGCCGGGCGAGCTGATCGCGATCGACGCCGACGGACTCCGGTCCGCCCGGTTCGCCGCGCCGGAGCCCAAGGGCTGCCTCTTCGAGTACGTCTACATCGCCCGCCCGGACGCGACCATCGCCGGGCGCAACGTGCACGCGGCGCGGGTGCAGATCGGCCGGCAGCTGGCCAAGGAGCACCCGGTCGAGGCCGACCTGGTGATCCCGGTGCCCGAGTCGGGCACGCCGGCCGCGATCGGTTACGCGGAGGCGTCCGGCATCACCTACGGCGCCGGCCTGATGAAGAACCCGTACGTCGGCCGTACCTTCATCCAGCCCTCGCAGACCCTGCGCCAGCTCGGCATCCGGCTCAAGCTGAACCCGCTGCGGGAGAACGTCCGGGGCAAGCGGCTGGTGGTGGTCGACGACTCGATCGTGCGCGGCAACACCCAGCGGGCGATCGTGCGGATGCTGCGCGAGGCCGGCGCGCTGGAGGTGCACGTCCGCATCTCCTCCCCGCCGGTCAACTGGCCGTGCTTCTACGGCATCGACTTCGCCACCCGGGCCGAGCTGCTGGCCAACGGGCTGGACAACGAAGGCATCCGGCGCTCCATCGGCGCCGACACGCTGGGCTACGTATCGCTTCCCGGTCTCATCGCGGCGACCGAGCAGCCGAAGACCCGGCTCTGCCGGGCGTGCTTCGATGGGGAGTACCCCATCGAGCTGCCCGCGGGGAACCTGATCGGCAAGCACGTCCTCGAAGGTGTGGGACGCCGGGTCACCAGCCCGGTGCCGGAGGCTCCGGAGCACACCGACCCCGCGCTCGTCGCCACTCCGGGCGGCGCGACCGTACACCGCCCGTAG
- the amcB gene encoding cyclophane-forming radical SAM peptide maturase AmcB → MRGIAAVPSYVVMQPTTLCNLDCAYCYLPLRGEDRRMPVAVAEAVARAVNPWATAGRFSVVWHGGEPLAAGRDHLAALMAPFGPDVEHHVQTNATLLDDAWCGFLAEHRVRVSVSVDGPRERNGDRVTRGGRPAYDRIVRGVEALRRHGLPFSALAVVSHPGPGLAAELYDYFLDLGCDVLGINIEETEGVNTRGNAHDAAAVTAFWAELVAAWRRDPRIHLREVEWSLRYAAAILDGAADDLLPRRLDPIPTVGQDGSVTVLSPELAGFTDPRYGDFSSGNVLVTPLGEILAGAEGTPWVGEFLTGVEACRASCPYFGFCGGGHAANRYFELGRFDGTETAHCRNSKIHLLEGVLQHARDH, encoded by the coding sequence ATGCGCGGCATTGCCGCCGTGCCGTCGTACGTGGTGATGCAGCCGACGACCCTCTGCAACCTGGACTGCGCCTACTGCTACCTGCCGCTGCGCGGCGAGGACCGGCGGATGCCGGTGGCCGTGGCCGAGGCGGTGGCCCGCGCGGTGAACCCGTGGGCGACCGCCGGCCGGTTCTCGGTGGTCTGGCACGGCGGGGAGCCGCTGGCCGCCGGCCGGGACCACCTCGCCGCGCTGATGGCGCCGTTCGGCCCCGACGTCGAGCATCACGTGCAGACCAACGCCACGCTGCTCGACGACGCGTGGTGCGGGTTCCTCGCCGAGCACCGGGTGCGGGTGAGCGTGAGCGTGGACGGGCCCCGGGAGCGCAACGGCGACCGGGTCACCCGGGGCGGCCGGCCCGCGTACGACCGGATCGTGCGCGGCGTCGAGGCGTTGCGCCGGCACGGGCTGCCCTTCTCCGCGCTGGCCGTGGTGAGCCACCCCGGTCCGGGCCTCGCCGCGGAGCTGTACGACTACTTCCTCGACCTGGGCTGCGACGTCCTCGGCATCAACATCGAGGAGACCGAGGGGGTCAACACCCGGGGGAACGCGCACGACGCGGCGGCGGTGACGGCGTTCTGGGCGGAACTGGTGGCGGCCTGGCGGCGGGACCCGCGGATCCACCTGCGGGAGGTGGAGTGGTCCCTGCGGTACGCGGCGGCGATCCTGGACGGCGCGGCCGACGACCTGCTGCCCCGCCGGCTGGACCCGATCCCGACGGTGGGTCAGGACGGCTCGGTCACCGTGCTCTCTCCGGAGCTGGCCGGCTTCACCGACCCCCGGTACGGCGACTTCAGCAGCGGCAACGTGCTGGTGACGCCGCTGGGGGAGATCCTGGCCGGTGCGGAGGGCACGCCCTGGGTGGGTGAGTTCCTCACCGGGGTGGAGGCGTGCCGGGCGTCCTGCCCGTACTTCGGCTTCTGTGGCGGCGGCCACGCGGCCAACCGTTACTTCGAGCTGGGGCGTTTCGACGGTACGGAGACCGCACACTGCCGCAACAGCAAGATCCACCTATTGGAGGGAGTGTTGCAGCATGCCCGAGACCACTAG
- a CDS encoding class I SAM-dependent methyltransferase has translation MVGEPTVGDVFGEMIRDAYAVATGIGPRPLVGGRLPRPVIEIIERDDGLVNGAPTEHYLAGPADWQPYDHRAVDRVRGRTLDIGVGGGRIALHLQERGVQVTGLDTSLGALRVCRHRGLRDLVHGTVDQHVADGHRYDTFLLLGNNLGLIEGRDRAPALLAALAALARPGAQVIAHGTDPYGTTDPVHTGYHELNRQRGRLGGQLRLRLRYRQLGTEWFDYLVCSVEELAELVHGTPWRLTDVDTADAPYYLATLTLAR, from the coding sequence ATGGTCGGGGAACCCACGGTAGGCGACGTGTTCGGCGAGATGATCCGGGACGCGTACGCCGTCGCCACCGGAATCGGCCCACGTCCGCTGGTCGGCGGGCGGCTGCCCCGACCGGTCATCGAGATCATCGAGCGGGACGACGGCCTGGTCAACGGCGCCCCCACCGAGCACTACCTGGCCGGTCCCGCCGACTGGCAGCCGTACGACCACCGGGCGGTGGACCGGGTCCGTGGGCGCACCCTCGACATCGGGGTGGGTGGCGGCCGGATCGCCCTGCACCTCCAGGAGCGCGGGGTCCAGGTGACCGGGCTGGACACCTCGCTCGGCGCGCTGCGGGTCTGCCGGCACCGCGGCCTGCGCGACCTGGTCCACGGCACCGTCGACCAGCACGTCGCCGACGGTCACCGCTACGACACCTTCCTGCTGCTCGGCAACAACCTCGGCCTGATCGAGGGGCGGGACCGGGCGCCGGCCCTCCTCGCCGCGCTGGCGGCGCTGGCCCGGCCCGGCGCGCAGGTCATCGCGCACGGCACCGACCCGTACGGCACCACCGACCCGGTGCACACCGGCTACCACGAACTCAACCGCCAACGGGGCCGGCTCGGTGGGCAGCTGCGGCTGCGGTTGCGTTACCGGCAGCTCGGCACCGAGTGGTTCGACTACCTGGTCTGCTCGGTCGAGGAGCTGGCCGAGCTGGTGCACGGCACGCCGTGGCGACTCACCGACGTGGACACCGCCGACGCGCCCTACTACCTGGCCACCCTGACGCTGGCCCGCTGA
- a CDS encoding 3-hydroxyacyl-CoA dehydrogenase family protein, with translation MSGRFVVVGAGTMGLGIAYVAAGAGYRVELVEVDPARGAAAVARLGELWERGVARGKLTAVEAAANRERLTLRGGLAEVADRPDVIVEAVPERLDLKRAVLREAEGRQPVLLGSNTSSIPIAELAEGLDRPAAFLGLHFFNPVWAMALLEVVVGPATARETTDAAVALAGRLGKDPVVVRDMPGFATSRLGVTLGLEAIRMVADGVAAPADIDKAMVLGYRHPVGPLELTDLVGLDVRLDIARTLQAAYGDRFAPPPLLVEMVAAGKLGKKSGQGFYTWKDGARS, from the coding sequence ATGAGTGGTCGATTTGTCGTCGTCGGGGCCGGCACCATGGGGCTCGGCATCGCGTACGTGGCGGCCGGCGCGGGCTACCGCGTCGAGCTGGTCGAGGTGGACCCGGCGCGCGGCGCCGCCGCCGTGGCGCGCCTCGGCGAGCTGTGGGAACGGGGGGTCGCGCGGGGCAAGCTGACCGCCGTCGAGGCGGCGGCCAACCGGGAACGGCTCACCCTGCGGGGCGGTCTCGCCGAGGTCGCCGACCGGCCCGACGTGATCGTCGAGGCGGTGCCGGAACGGCTGGACCTCAAGCGGGCGGTGCTCCGCGAGGCCGAGGGCCGGCAGCCGGTGCTGCTGGGCAGCAACACCTCCAGCATCCCGATCGCCGAGCTGGCCGAGGGGCTGGACCGGCCCGCCGCCTTCCTCGGGCTGCACTTCTTCAACCCGGTCTGGGCGATGGCGCTGCTGGAGGTCGTGGTGGGCCCGGCCACCGCCCGGGAGACCACCGACGCGGCCGTCGCGCTCGCCGGCCGGCTGGGCAAGGACCCCGTCGTCGTACGCGACATGCCCGGCTTCGCCACCTCCCGCCTCGGGGTCACCCTCGGGCTGGAGGCGATCCGGATGGTCGCCGACGGGGTGGCCGCCCCGGCCGACATCGACAAGGCGATGGTGCTCGGTTACCGGCACCCCGTCGGCCCGCTGGAGCTCACCGACCTGGTCGGGCTGGACGTGCGGCTGGACATCGCCCGCACCCTCCAGGCCGCGTACGGGGACCGGTTCGCCCCGCCGCCGCTGCTGGTGGAGATGGTGGCGGCCGGGAAGCTGGGCAAGAAGTCCGGCCAGGGCTTCTACACCTGGAAGGACGGTGCCCGCTCATGA
- a CDS encoding DUF3073 domain-containing protein, with protein MGRGRAKAKQTKVARELKYHSPNTDLTALQRELAGAGKSDHDFDDDYKEYVDDDDEDHDADDDPDPWARPTR; from the coding sequence ATGGGGCGCGGCCGTGCTAAGGCCAAGCAGACGAAGGTGGCCCGGGAGTTGAAGTACCACTCCCCGAACACCGACCTCACCGCCTTGCAGCGCGAACTGGCGGGTGCTGGTAAGTCGGACCACGACTTCGACGACGACTACAAAGAGTATGTCGACGACGATGACGAGGACCACGACGCGGACGACGACCCGGATCCCTGGGCCCGTCCGACCCGCTGA
- a CDS encoding PPOX class F420-dependent oxidoreductase — MTDLDRLAAEKYVLLTTFRKDGRAVPTPVWAVRDGDALAVWTVSDSGKVKRIRRDGRVTVAPCDVRGNPRGAAVPAQASICDRAGTRRVRELMKQKYRLLGRLSLLGSRLRRGEAGTVGLRVVLDE, encoded by the coding sequence GTGACCGACCTGGACCGCCTGGCGGCGGAGAAGTACGTCCTGCTCACCACCTTCCGCAAGGACGGCAGGGCGGTGCCCACCCCGGTGTGGGCGGTCCGCGACGGTGACGCGTTGGCGGTGTGGACGGTTTCGGACTCCGGCAAGGTGAAGCGGATCCGGCGCGACGGCCGGGTCACGGTGGCGCCGTGCGACGTGCGGGGCAATCCGCGGGGGGCGGCCGTGCCGGCGCAGGCCAGCATCTGCGACCGGGCCGGCACCCGGCGGGTACGCGAGCTGATGAAGCAGAAGTACCGGCTGCTCGGCCGGCTGAGTCTGCTCGGCAGCCGGCTGCGCCGGGGCGAGGCGGGCACGGTGGGGCTGCGGGTGGTGCTGGACGAGTAG
- a CDS encoding enoyl-CoA hydratase/isomerase family protein: MTGLRIEERPDRLVVTLDRPEKRNAIDADLIGELHAVCAELETNPRLLLLTGGAEGIFAGGADIAQLRDRGRLDALAAINQAAFARIRALPMPTVAAVDGPALGGGAELAYACDLRVCTGRAVFGQPEVRLGILAGAGATYRLPALIGEARAKELLFTGRRVDAEEALRIGLVNRVVAEPSELLPTAHALLDEIAKGSALALRLTKLAVDSPPAAHPQLDLLSQAVLFEDEEKHRRMTEFLDRRRSR, encoded by the coding sequence ATGACCGGGCTGCGGATCGAGGAGCGGCCGGACCGGCTGGTGGTCACCCTGGACCGGCCGGAGAAGCGCAACGCCATCGACGCGGACCTGATCGGCGAGCTGCACGCGGTCTGCGCCGAGCTGGAGACGAACCCCCGCCTCCTGCTGCTCACCGGCGGGGCGGAGGGCATCTTCGCCGGCGGGGCGGACATCGCCCAGCTGCGGGACCGCGGCCGGCTGGACGCGCTCGCCGCCATCAACCAGGCCGCCTTCGCCCGGATCCGGGCGCTGCCGATGCCGACCGTGGCCGCCGTGGACGGCCCGGCGCTGGGCGGCGGCGCCGAGCTGGCGTACGCGTGCGATCTGCGGGTCTGCACGGGCCGGGCCGTGTTCGGGCAGCCCGAGGTGCGGCTCGGCATCCTGGCCGGCGCGGGCGCGACCTACCGTCTGCCGGCGCTGATCGGTGAGGCCCGGGCCAAGGAGCTGCTCTTCACCGGCCGGCGGGTCGACGCCGAGGAGGCGCTGCGGATCGGCCTGGTCAACCGGGTGGTGGCCGAGCCGTCGGAGCTGCTGCCGACCGCGCACGCCCTGCTCGACGAGATCGCCAAGGGTTCCGCGCTGGCGCTGCGGCTGACCAAGCTGGCGGTGGACTCGCCACCGGCCGCCCACCCGCAGCTGGACCTGCTCAGCCAGGCGGTGCTCTTCGAGGACGAGGAGAAGCACCGCCGGATGACCGAGTTCCTGGACCGTCGTCGCTCCCGCTGA
- a CDS encoding BldC family transcriptional regulator, whose amino-acid sequence MASRTHEPEPLLTPAEVASMFRVDPKTVTRWAKAGKLSAIRTLGGHRRYRESEVRALLQGQIPQQRQGD is encoded by the coding sequence ATGGCATCGCGAACGCACGAACCAGAGCCGCTACTCACGCCGGCCGAGGTGGCGTCGATGTTCCGTGTCGACCCGAAGACGGTGACCCGGTGGGCCAAGGCTGGCAAGCTCAGCGCCATCCGGACGTTGGGTGGTCACCGCCGCTACCGCGAGTCCGAGGTTCGGGCCCTGCTGCAGGGGCAGATCCCGCAGCAGCGGCAGGGCGACTGA